A region of Streptomyces cinnamoneus DNA encodes the following proteins:
- the tpg gene encoding telomere-protecting terminal protein Tpg, which translates to MVTVGEGLDKAVQGAFTRPAPKSAGAQMRYLVKQHKHSTKAVAQLLGITQRTVERYVKDQIKKPRSDLAARMEHEVKQRWQPQIRAKAKHTAATTGGIMIDTRARFGFTAAPGTTDDARLRHLTLALPPTHAARLFEAQERGATENQLRQIAAEALGEVYFRDDGRRAHGLEVRLTDVEHLEFDL; encoded by the coding sequence ATGGTCACGGTCGGGGAAGGCCTCGACAAGGCGGTACAGGGCGCGTTCACGCGCCCGGCCCCCAAGTCCGCCGGCGCCCAGATGCGCTACCTGGTCAAGCAGCACAAGCACAGCACGAAGGCCGTCGCCCAGCTGCTCGGCATCACCCAGCGCACCGTCGAACGCTACGTGAAGGACCAGATCAAAAAGCCCCGCTCCGACCTCGCCGCCCGCATGGAACATGAGGTCAAACAACGCTGGCAGCCACAGATCCGGGCCAAGGCCAAGCACACCGCGGCCACCACCGGCGGGATCATGATCGACACCCGCGCCCGGTTCGGCTTCACCGCCGCCCCAGGCACCACCGACGACGCCCGCCTGCGCCACCTCACCCTGGCCCTGCCCCCGACCCACGCCGCCCGCCTCTTCGAAGCCCAGGAGCGGGGAGCCACGGAAAACCAGCTGCGGCAGATCGCCGCCGAGGCCCTGGGGGAGGTCTACTTCCGCGACGACGGCCGCCGCGCCCACGGCCTGGAGGTGAGGCTCACCGACGTGGAGCACCTCGAGTTCGACCTCTGA
- a CDS encoding LuxR C-terminal-related transcriptional regulator yields the protein MASDLCMSLPTVTSHVAHILAKLGLNNRVQIALLVNRSGRA from the coding sequence ATCGCCTCCGACCTCTGCATGAGTCTTCCCACCGTCACATCCCATGTCGCGCACATCCTGGCCAAGCTCGGCCTGAACAACCGCGTGCAGATCGCCCTGCTGGTCAACCGCTCCGGCAGGGCGTGA
- a CDS encoding glycosyltransferase family 4 protein, with protein sequence MRIAFLLNNAYAIGGTTRTTFNLAASLAERHDVRLVSVFRHRAAPLLEAPPEVPLTALVDRRQGTADMADPRTRQPGVHFPAGDSRASLYHRLAEQRIIDWLAETDADAVISTRTGLNVLLARFGPRDALRIGQEHLTHDTHPHRLRRELQRWYPHLDALVTMTRADARAHRTGLRLPYEMIEAIPNSVPATTLPPADCTAKVVVAAGRLTRVKRYHMLIEAFARISAQRPDWTLRIYGGGPEKDRLAADIDRRGLHDRVRLMGAVTPLDPEWANGSIAAVTSAQESFGMTITEAMRCGLPVVSTDCPHGPREIIRDGVDGLLVPRDDVHAYSAALLRLMDDQQLRTRMGAAARERVASAFAPQDAARRYDELLTALRARRSSLPSDTPGLREGPRLLGAAALYRATGALLAHGALRRLRRLRRTPLGARVGAKRRHVQWSFALFAAVATLVFLAGVIT encoded by the coding sequence ATGCGCATCGCTTTTCTCCTGAACAACGCCTACGCCATCGGTGGCACGACCAGAACGACCTTCAATCTGGCCGCGTCGCTCGCCGAGCGGCACGACGTGCGCCTCGTCTCCGTCTTCCGGCACCGGGCGGCACCGCTGCTCGAGGCGCCACCGGAGGTCCCCCTCACCGCCCTGGTGGACCGCCGCCAGGGGACTGCGGACATGGCGGATCCGCGCACCCGGCAGCCCGGCGTCCACTTCCCCGCGGGCGACAGCCGCGCCAGTCTCTACCACCGGCTCGCCGAGCAGCGGATCATCGACTGGCTGGCCGAGACCGACGCGGACGCCGTGATCAGCACCCGTACCGGCCTCAACGTCCTGCTCGCACGCTTCGGGCCTCGCGATGCCCTGCGCATCGGCCAGGAACACCTCACGCACGACACCCATCCGCACCGTCTCCGCCGCGAACTCCAGCGCTGGTACCCCCATCTGGACGCGCTGGTGACGATGACGCGCGCCGACGCCCGGGCCCACCGCACCGGCCTGCGCCTCCCGTACGAAATGATCGAAGCCATTCCCAACAGCGTGCCCGCCACCACGCTGCCGCCGGCCGACTGCACGGCCAAGGTCGTCGTGGCGGCCGGGCGCCTGACCCGGGTGAAGCGGTACCACATGCTCATCGAAGCCTTCGCCCGCATCAGCGCACAGCGTCCCGACTGGACCCTGCGCATCTACGGCGGGGGCCCCGAGAAGGACCGCCTCGCCGCGGACATCGACCGTCGCGGCCTGCACGACCGGGTGCGGCTCATGGGAGCCGTCACCCCACTCGACCCCGAGTGGGCCAACGGGTCCATAGCGGCGGTCACTTCGGCGCAGGAGTCCTTCGGCATGACCATCACGGAAGCGATGCGCTGCGGCCTGCCCGTGGTGAGCACGGACTGCCCGCACGGCCCGCGTGAGATCATTCGCGACGGCGTCGACGGCCTCCTGGTACCGCGCGACGACGTACACGCCTACAGCGCCGCTCTCTTGCGCCTCATGGACGACCAGCAACTGCGCACCCGGATGGGAGCAGCCGCCCGCGAACGTGTCGCCAGCGCCTTCGCTCCCCAGGACGCCGCCCGGCGTTACGACGAGTTGCTCACCGCCTTGCGCGCCCGCCGCAGCTCTCTTCCCTCCGACACACCCGGGCTACGCGAAGGCCCTCGGCTCCTGGGGGCGGCGGCACTGTACCGGGCCACCGGCGCCCTGCTCGCACACGGAGCACTGCGCCGCCTGCGCCGCCTGCGCCGCACCCCGCTCGGAGCCCGCGTGGGAGCGAAGCGCCGGCACGTGCAGTGGTCCTTCGCGCTCTTCGCGGCGGTGGCCACGCTGGTCTTCCTCGCTGGTGTCATCACCTGA
- a CDS encoding sensor histidine kinase, with translation MSPKEIDPARRGRVIDATVVIGASVCSLAVGYARGKGVWLYPRLTGVVSMALDHVFPAPLRGRTDLLVPLAGSVLLWRWPVAIAVVLVLLSTIWPLIPAALVALFTAAAMRPWRTTLVVTAVAVLPYALYLAMHSRLVDVDIPAAAPTGSVLVGVLVGAAVGWGLFVRVSRESAEHARTEAALRADHVRQRERESLAREMHDVLAHRLSLLSVHAGAWEANPGAPADQVRQAASVIRSSAHDALEDLQEVLGVLRTPLTDTFWETASWRSRSPSARAGPTPRSPPTSA, from the coding sequence GTGAGCCCGAAGGAAATCGACCCCGCCCGTCGTGGTCGCGTCATCGACGCGACGGTCGTGATCGGTGCTTCGGTCTGTTCGCTGGCCGTGGGCTACGCGCGGGGGAAGGGCGTGTGGCTGTATCCCCGGCTCACCGGTGTCGTCTCCATGGCGCTGGATCATGTCTTTCCAGCGCCGCTCAGGGGCCGCACGGATCTGCTGGTGCCGCTGGCGGGCAGTGTGCTGTTGTGGCGGTGGCCGGTTGCCATCGCCGTGGTGCTGGTGCTCCTGTCGACCATTTGGCCGCTGATTCCCGCGGCCCTCGTCGCCCTGTTCACCGCTGCCGCGATGCGCCCCTGGCGGACCACTCTCGTGGTCACGGCGGTCGCTGTACTGCCCTATGCCTTGTATTTGGCAATGCACTCGCGCCTCGTCGACGTGGATATCCCGGCGGCAGCGCCGACGGGAAGTGTGCTGGTGGGCGTGCTGGTGGGCGCAGCTGTCGGATGGGGCCTGTTCGTGCGCGTGTCGCGCGAGAGCGCCGAGCACGCCAGGACGGAGGCGGCTTTGCGCGCCGACCACGTCCGTCAGCGCGAACGGGAATCGCTGGCACGCGAAATGCACGACGTCCTGGCGCACCGCCTGTCGCTGCTGAGCGTGCATGCCGGAGCATGGGAGGCCAACCCCGGTGCGCCCGCCGACCAGGTCAGGCAGGCCGCATCGGTCATCCGCTCCAGCGCTCACGACGCACTGGAGGATCTGCAGGAGGTTCTCGGCGTGCTGCGCACTCCCCTGACCGACACCTTCTGGGAGACCGCGAGCTGGAGGTCGCGGTCGCCATCGGCCAGGGCAGGACCAACGCCCAGATCGCCTCCGACCTCTGCATGA
- a CDS encoding MFS transporter, which translates to MSRDTRNAPLRPGHTSAGPSSRRDCRIMLAIVLAGELMAVLDASVVDTALPSIQADTSVSAAGLQWIHAAYGLALALGLITGGRLGDLYGRKRTFLLGAGAFTAASLLCSLAAGPAALIAARAVQGAGAAVMVPQVLATVHVAFDGSDRAKAFGLYGTVMSVGSVAGPVLGGVLIQADLFGLSWRSLFLINVPLGIATVLLGHRYLTESHNRQALRLDLLGMVLSALGLLLIAYPLSAGGSHHWPWWTFTAMAAGVAVLVGLVFQQRNKTCKDGSSLVVLSLFSGRPFSGGLTAQLVLGLLSGLFFMCWTLFMQQGLGLSPLRAAIGFLLLTLAEIGGAWLAMTAVARHQRRVPQVGALLAALALTVFHLLVTTYGTGLSMTAMALPVLALGLGLGMIGAPLTDLTLGRVGEAHAGSASGLFNTATHLGIALGVVLTGVVFFSHDQTAAARGTDVADAFTATLPYVIGGLLTMWALMFFLPRPASRRTRRP; encoded by the coding sequence GTGTCTCGTGACACCCGCAACGCCCCGCTCCGCCCGGGCCACACCTCCGCCGGACCGTCCTCGCGCCGTGACTGCCGGATCATGCTGGCCATTGTGCTGGCCGGCGAGCTGATGGCCGTCTTGGACGCGTCGGTCGTCGACACCGCCCTGCCCTCCATCCAGGCGGACACCAGTGTCTCGGCCGCCGGTCTGCAGTGGATCCATGCCGCCTACGGGCTCGCGCTCGCCCTCGGGCTGATCACCGGCGGCCGGCTCGGTGACCTGTACGGCCGCAAACGGACCTTTCTGCTCGGCGCCGGCGCCTTCACCGCCGCCTCACTGCTGTGCAGCCTCGCCGCCGGCCCCGCCGCGCTGATCGCCGCCCGCGCGGTGCAAGGAGCCGGGGCAGCGGTGATGGTCCCGCAGGTCCTGGCCACCGTGCACGTCGCCTTCGACGGCAGCGACCGCGCCAAGGCGTTCGGCCTGTACGGGACCGTCATGTCGGTGGGCAGCGTCGCCGGACCCGTCCTGGGCGGTGTCCTCATCCAGGCCGACCTGTTCGGCCTCAGCTGGCGTTCCCTCTTCCTGATCAACGTCCCCCTCGGCATCGCCACGGTCCTGCTCGGACACAGGTACCTGACCGAGTCCCACAACAGGCAGGCCCTGCGCCTCGACCTCCTGGGCATGGTCCTCTCCGCGCTCGGACTGCTCCTGATCGCCTACCCACTCAGCGCGGGCGGCTCCCACCACTGGCCGTGGTGGACGTTCACGGCCATGGCCGCGGGCGTGGCCGTGCTGGTGGGCCTGGTCTTCCAGCAGCGGAACAAGACCTGCAAGGACGGCTCCTCGCTGGTGGTGCTGTCCCTGTTCTCCGGTCGGCCGTTCTCCGGAGGGCTGACCGCCCAGCTCGTCCTGGGGCTGCTGTCCGGCCTGTTCTTCATGTGCTGGACGCTCTTCATGCAGCAGGGTCTGGGCCTGAGCCCGTTGCGGGCGGCGATCGGCTTCCTCCTCCTCACGCTCGCCGAGATCGGAGGAGCCTGGCTGGCCATGACGGCCGTCGCCCGGCACCAACGCCGCGTACCTCAGGTCGGCGCCCTGCTCGCCGCTCTGGCCCTGACCGTGTTCCACCTGCTGGTCACCACGTACGGCACCGGTCTGTCGATGACCGCCATGGCCCTGCCGGTCCTGGCGCTGGGTCTCGGACTGGGCATGATCGGCGCCCCGCTCACCGACCTCACCCTGGGCCGCGTCGGCGAAGCGCACGCCGGATCGGCCTCCGGTCTGTTCAACACCGCCACCCATCTCGGCATCGCCCTCGGCGTCGTCCTCACCGGGGTGGTCTTCTTCTCCCATGACCAGACCGCGGCCGCCCGCGGCACCGACGTCGCCGACGCCTTCACCGCAACGCTCCCGTACGTGATCGGCGGCCTGCTGACCATGTGGGCCTTGATGTTCTTCCTGCCCCGCCCAGCCTCCCGACGCACTCGCCGGCCCTGA